From one Comamonas piscis genomic stretch:
- a CDS encoding response regulator — MKLPPSVAAPLVLVVEDEPGIATILVAYLERDGLRSLFARDGEQAVQLFRQHQPDLVLLDIHLPGMDGVDVLRFIRDQGQTPVIMVTALADDVDKLVALRLGADDYVVKPFNPAEVVARVRAVLRRSQPKATAAPMAPIRVGALEINPAEHSAKLYDPQGQATPLPLTLTEFRLLALLASQPRRCFSRAQLIEHCLPESDALERVIDSHLSKLRRKLQLAGQDELIETVRSIGYRLWAGD, encoded by the coding sequence ATGAAACTACCCCCATCTGTGGCTGCTCCGCTGGTGCTCGTCGTGGAGGATGAGCCCGGAATCGCCACCATCCTGGTCGCCTATCTGGAGCGCGATGGTTTGCGCAGCCTTTTTGCGCGCGATGGTGAGCAGGCGGTGCAGCTTTTTCGCCAACACCAGCCCGACCTGGTGCTGCTGGACATCCACCTGCCCGGCATGGACGGGGTGGATGTGCTGCGCTTTATCCGGGATCAGGGCCAGACGCCGGTGATCATGGTGACGGCGCTGGCCGATGATGTGGACAAGCTGGTCGCCCTGCGCCTGGGGGCGGATGACTATGTGGTCAAACCCTTCAACCCGGCCGAGGTGGTGGCGCGCGTGCGGGCTGTGCTGCGCCGCAGCCAGCCCAAGGCCACGGCTGCGCCGATGGCCCCCATCCGGGTGGGCGCGCTGGAGATCAATCCCGCCGAGCACAGTGCAAAGTTGTACGACCCGCAAGGCCAGGCCACACCGCTGCCGCTGACTCTGACCGAATTCCGGCTGCTGGCCTTGCTGGCCTCGCAGCCCCGGCGCTGTTTTTCACGTGCGCAGCTGATCGAGCATTGCCTTCCCGAGAGCGATGCGCTGGAGCGGGTGATCGACTCGCACCTGTCCAAGCTGCGCCGCAAATTGCAGCTGGCCGGCCAGGACGAGCTGATTGAAACCGTGCGCAGCATTGGATACCGCTTATGGGCCGGGGACTGA
- a CDS encoding MtnX-like HAD-IB family phosphatase: protein MNKPLLGQATASHNNAAGWMIQSDFDGTISLVDVTDSLLQRFGLPGWTALEDAWERGDIGSRACMQGQVALLDMDQQALDAHLDGIAIDPGFPGFVQTAQALGLRLQVVSDGIDYAIQRVLAQHGLGHLEVIANRLVQQDTRRWALESPWASPHCKRASGNCKCERLATQQAMAGRVLYVGDSTSDFCVSHEADYVLAKYRLIEHCERHGIAHAPFVSFSDATPWLQHFMQQQEALA, encoded by the coding sequence ATGAATAAACCCCTCCTTGGGCAGGCAACTGCTAGCCACAACAACGCCGCCGGCTGGATGATCCAATCCGATTTTGACGGCACGATCAGCCTGGTCGATGTCACCGACAGCCTGTTGCAGCGCTTTGGCCTGCCCGGCTGGACCGCCCTGGAAGACGCCTGGGAGCGCGGCGATATCGGCTCGCGCGCCTGCATGCAAGGCCAGGTCGCGCTGCTGGACATGGACCAGCAGGCGCTGGACGCCCACCTCGACGGCATTGCCATCGACCCCGGCTTTCCCGGTTTTGTGCAGACGGCGCAGGCACTGGGCCTGCGGCTGCAGGTGGTGAGCGACGGCATCGACTACGCGATCCAGCGCGTGCTGGCGCAGCACGGCCTCGGCCACCTGGAGGTGATTGCCAACCGCCTGGTACAGCAGGACACGCGCCGCTGGGCGCTGGAATCCCCCTGGGCCAGCCCGCACTGCAAGCGCGCCAGTGGCAACTGCAAGTGCGAACGCCTGGCGACGCAGCAGGCAATGGCCGGACGCGTCCTCTATGTGGGTGACAGCACTTCCGATTTCTGCGTCTCGCACGAGGCCGACTATGTGCTCGCCAAGTACCGGCTGATCGAACACTGCGAACGCCATGGCATTGCCCATGCGCCCTTTGTCAGCTTCAGCGACGCGACGCCGTGGTTGCAGCATTTCATGCAACAGCAGGAGGCCCTGGCATGA
- a CDS encoding ABC transporter permease, producing the protein MIALARKTLVYEWRRFVPSVFAVGFAGVLLVMQAALVLGIFSSAAIYITASSADLWVGYPGTQSVNFGRTIGPDVEMRMRMDPDIRAVEAFVWVDGDWRSSQGAAHEPGAVSVYLSGISTAGTAMMFDRVIAPWQRKLLREPGAVIVDRADLDSLATHEGGTAWINNHRVRVVAAVDGLRGLGGVNVLASLESAHQIAGSAPSQGSTYLLARVRKGVDNHAVQQRLSSEARSFGPHEVWTADSFAHRSQRYWMLDTGAGAGVLFMAIVVCLVGAVVTSQSLKSVVAGSVREYAVLNALGVSRAALGRVVVEQACWIGAAGLLLTTIASVALVSVAQVYRVPVALNLQAVLACAALVATLALLSGLGAMRVLLRTDPATLLR; encoded by the coding sequence ATGATTGCCCTGGCGCGCAAAACCTTGGTCTATGAATGGCGCCGCTTTGTGCCCTCGGTCTTTGCAGTGGGCTTTGCCGGTGTGCTGCTGGTCATGCAGGCTGCGCTGGTGCTGGGCATTTTCAGCTCGGCGGCGATCTACATCACCGCCAGCTCGGCCGATCTCTGGGTGGGCTACCCCGGCACCCAAAGCGTGAACTTTGGCCGCACCATCGGCCCCGATGTCGAAATGCGCATGCGCATGGACCCGGACATCCGCGCCGTCGAAGCCTTTGTCTGGGTCGATGGCGACTGGCGCTCCAGCCAGGGCGCGGCCCATGAACCGGGTGCGGTCTCGGTCTACCTCTCGGGCATCTCCACCGCCGGCACTGCGATGATGTTCGACCGGGTCATTGCGCCCTGGCAGCGCAAGCTGCTGCGCGAGCCCGGCGCCGTCATCGTCGACCGCGCCGATCTGGACAGCCTGGCCACCCATGAAGGCGGCACGGCCTGGATCAACAACCACCGCGTGCGCGTCGTCGCCGCCGTGGATGGCCTGCGCGGCCTGGGCGGCGTCAATGTGCTGGCCTCGCTGGAGAGCGCGCACCAGATCGCCGGCAGCGCACCCAGCCAGGGCAGCACCTACCTGCTGGCCCGCGTGCGCAAAGGCGTGGACAACCACGCCGTGCAACAGCGCCTGAGCAGCGAGGCGCGCAGCTTTGGCCCGCACGAGGTCTGGACTGCTGACAGCTTTGCCCACCGCTCCCAGCGCTACTGGATGCTCGATACCGGCGCCGGCGCCGGTGTGCTGTTCATGGCCATCGTTGTCTGCCTGGTGGGCGCAGTCGTCACCAGCCAGTCGCTCAAAAGCGTGGTCGCCGGTTCGGTGCGTGAATACGCCGTGCTCAATGCGCTGGGCGTCAGCCGCGCGGCGCTAGGCCGGGTGGTGGTGGAACAGGCCTGCTGGATCGGCGCCGCTGGCCTGCTGCTGACCACCATCGCCAGCGTGGCCCTGGTCTCGGTGGCCCAGGTCTACCGGGTGCCCGTCGCGCTGAACCTGCAAGCCGTGCTGGCCTGCGCGGCACTGGTGGCCACCTTGGCGCTGCTGTCCGGCCTGGGCGCCATGCGCGTGCTGCTGCGCACCGATCCGGCCACCCTGCTGCGCTGA
- a CDS encoding ABC transporter ATP-binding protein, with amino-acid sequence MPNNTPPTPSLQAVGLRKTYVSGSIRIHVLQDLSVDLYAGELTLISGPSGCGKSTLLSLMSGLLTPDDGQTFALGQNLTTMPSREMERFRLLHTGFVFQGFNLFPALTALEQVQLPLGYLGIRRAETLRRAQDALDEVGLSHRAHMRPAELSGGEKQRVAIARALAKAPQLLFADEPTSALDAESGQRVIDILHRVARSHGTTVLCVSHDPRLVGHADRVLEMEDGAVYNDRRQSTLMENPN; translated from the coding sequence ATGCCCAACAACACGCCCCCCACACCCAGCCTACAGGCCGTCGGATTGCGCAAGACCTATGTATCGGGCTCCATCCGCATCCATGTGCTGCAGGATCTGTCGGTCGATTTGTACGCTGGCGAACTAACCCTGATTTCCGGCCCCTCGGGCTGCGGCAAAAGCACCTTGTTGTCGCTGATGTCGGGCCTGCTCACCCCTGATGACGGCCAGACCTTTGCGCTGGGCCAGAACCTGACGACCATGCCCAGCCGCGAGATGGAGCGCTTTCGGCTGCTGCACACCGGCTTTGTGTTCCAGGGCTTCAACCTGTTCCCGGCGCTGACGGCGCTGGAGCAGGTGCAACTGCCGCTGGGCTACCTGGGCATACGGCGCGCCGAGACCTTGAGGCGCGCGCAGGATGCGCTCGACGAAGTCGGCCTGTCGCACCGCGCGCACATGCGCCCGGCCGAGTTGTCGGGCGGCGAAAAGCAGCGCGTGGCCATTGCCCGCGCGCTGGCCAAGGCGCCCCAGCTCCTGTTTGCCGACGAGCCCACTAGTGCGCTGGATGCAGAAAGCGGACAACGGGTGATCGACATCCTCCACCGCGTCGCGCGCAGCCACGGCACCACGGTGCTCTGCGTCAGCCACGATCCGCGCCTGGTGGGCCATGCTGACCGCGTACTGGAGATGGAAGACGGCGCCGTGTACAACGACCGCCGCCAATCCACCCTGATGGAGAACCCAAATTGA
- a CDS encoding TolC family protein, with product MKPQFCKTLLMLAPVGLLAGCMTPPQPQLQPSTPAQWQQAGSSTPAARAVQASDLAAWWKLLGDPALDKLVEQALAQNLSLAQAQGRLQAQRILLGIATASYKPEVTAGVRTLQDVAALDSYFHASLDMSWNLGLFGAYESSELDGQGQLLDAQAQLQAAQIQLVANVVQRYLEICVAQQQRFGLDQQMQLDARRLQLQQVRVQQRIGSAELVQQASLDLNRSSGQEAELLQHQARAAHALAALLGQTEPDAAWLAASGTAHIPSATALNLQVLPAELLRSRPAILAAEAAVQRAAAAAGLSTAALYPRFALGGSLLYAYNLTQNRRSSSNLVPMLGPVIDIPLFDWGRRRAQADADDLQMNNAVKAYRQSVLDGVADVETALAGLRAQQQRQQSLDAQTRLLRSRAQQLQRRQALGLASELDTVEPRRQLLLHESQQRVAQAAQTLAFVALFQALGGAPLPAQPLPGTEGAAP from the coding sequence GTGAAACCCCAGTTCTGCAAAACACTGCTGATGCTGGCGCCTGTCGGCCTGCTGGCCGGTTGCATGACGCCACCGCAACCCCAGCTCCAGCCCAGCACGCCCGCCCAGTGGCAGCAGGCCGGCAGCAGCACGCCCGCTGCGCGTGCCGTCCAGGCCTCCGATCTGGCGGCCTGGTGGAAGCTCCTGGGCGACCCGGCTCTGGACAAGCTGGTGGAGCAGGCGCTGGCCCAGAACCTGAGCCTGGCCCAAGCACAGGGCCGGCTGCAGGCCCAGCGCATTCTGCTGGGCATTGCCACGGCCAGCTACAAGCCGGAAGTCACCGCCGGCGTGCGCACCTTGCAGGATGTGGCCGCGCTCGATTCCTACTTCCACGCCAGCCTGGACATGAGCTGGAACCTTGGCCTATTTGGCGCCTACGAATCCAGCGAACTCGACGGCCAGGGCCAGTTGCTCGATGCCCAAGCCCAGCTGCAAGCGGCCCAGATCCAGCTGGTCGCCAATGTGGTGCAACGCTATCTGGAGATCTGCGTGGCGCAGCAGCAACGCTTTGGGCTGGACCAGCAAATGCAGCTGGATGCGCGCCGTCTGCAGTTGCAGCAGGTGCGCGTGCAGCAGCGCATCGGCAGCGCCGAGCTGGTGCAGCAGGCGAGTCTGGATCTCAACCGCAGCAGCGGCCAGGAGGCCGAGCTGTTGCAGCACCAGGCACGCGCAGCGCATGCCCTGGCTGCATTGCTGGGCCAGACCGAGCCCGATGCCGCTTGGCTGGCCGCCTCCGGCACAGCCCACATCCCCAGCGCCACGGCGCTGAACCTGCAGGTGCTGCCGGCCGAGCTGTTGCGCAGCCGCCCCGCCATCCTGGCCGCTGAAGCCGCTGTGCAGCGCGCCGCCGCTGCCGCCGGCCTGTCCACCGCTGCCCTTTACCCCCGCTTTGCACTAGGTGGCTCGCTGCTCTACGCCTACAACCTGACGCAAAACCGGCGCTCCAGCTCCAACCTGGTGCCCATGCTGGGGCCGGTCATCGACATTCCGCTGTTTGACTGGGGCCGTCGGCGCGCACAGGCTGATGCCGACGATCTGCAGATGAACAACGCCGTCAAGGCCTACCGGCAAAGCGTGCTCGACGGCGTGGCCGATGTGGAAACGGCGCTTGCCGGCCTGCGCGCCCAGCAGCAGCGCCAGCAGTCGCTGGATGCCCAAACCCGCCTGCTGCGCAGCCGCGCCCAGCAGCTGCAGCGCCGCCAAGCCCTCGGCCTGGCCAGCGAGCTCGATACGGTTGAGCCCCGGCGCCAGCTGCTGCTGCACGAAAGCCAGCAGCGCGTGGCCCAGGCTGCGCAAACCCTGGCCTTTGTGGCCTTGTTCCAGGCGCTGGGCGGCGCCCCGTTGCCAGCGCAACCCCTGCCCGGCACTGAGGGAGCCGCACCATGA
- a CDS encoding EamA family transporter, which translates to MKRFYLVGFLVLMAFDTLAQLSFKKAGDAALPLEFSPSWLWRVFAQPWIYGALIGYIGAFFTWMHLLRRAPVGPAFAASHLEIISVLVLSHYLFQENIGMPQMLGCVFIVAGIACLALSEAQDHGATEAVDTPADGTAGANAAAR; encoded by the coding sequence ATGAAACGCTTTTACCTGGTTGGCTTTCTGGTGCTCATGGCCTTCGACACCCTGGCCCAGCTGAGCTTCAAGAAAGCCGGCGATGCCGCCCTGCCGCTGGAGTTCAGCCCCTCCTGGCTCTGGCGGGTGTTTGCCCAACCCTGGATCTATGGTGCCTTGATCGGCTACATCGGCGCCTTTTTCACCTGGATGCATCTGCTGCGGCGCGCGCCGGTTGGCCCCGCTTTTGCCGCCTCGCACCTGGAGATCATCTCGGTGCTGGTGCTGTCGCATTACCTGTTCCAGGAAAACATCGGCATGCCTCAGATGCTGGGCTGCGTGTTCATCGTTGCCGGTATTGCCTGTCTGGCCTTGAGCGAAGCCCAGGACCATGGCGCTACAGAGGCGGTAGACACCCCTGCAGACGGTACGGCAGGCGCCAACGCAGCCGCACGCTGA
- a CDS encoding DegT/DnrJ/EryC1/StrS family aminotransferase translates to MMTASRISVPPTAGLPLRWSDLRPWGDAHLDRALAGWLGVDELLLECSGTSALMLALRTLQQLAPERCEVVVPAYTCPLVAMAVAQCGLQPRLCDLSPDRLDMDGQALDAVLSHRTLAVVPTHLGGRVADVASLLPRAQACGAYVIEDAAQALGARVQGRSVGLQGDIALFSLAVGKGLTTYEGGVLLARDPALMAALRAQHKASIRPQLAWELRRSLELLGYAAAFRPALLDGVYGAPLRRSLARGDWVKAAGDDFDSRIPQHSLGAWRRRVGLRALARLRTHWEQAQQQAQRRVAQLRALPGVEVLDDAAPQAQGIWPVILLRLPSAAQRDALLHAHWASGWGLSLPFSQVLPDYARYAPVLGEALYDPVPQARDWSQRLLAVSNSAWLSDALFAQLLDALRQTRPPSAAG, encoded by the coding sequence ATGATGACAGCATCCCGCATCTCCGTCCCCCCCACCGCCGGCTTGCCACTGCGCTGGTCCGATCTGCGCCCCTGGGGCGATGCGCATCTGGACCGGGCGCTGGCTGGCTGGCTAGGCGTGGACGAGCTGCTGCTGGAATGCTCGGGAACCTCGGCGCTGATGCTGGCACTGCGTACCCTGCAGCAGCTGGCCCCCGAGCGCTGCGAGGTGGTGGTGCCCGCCTACACCTGCCCGCTGGTGGCAATGGCCGTCGCGCAGTGTGGCCTGCAACCGCGGCTCTGTGATCTGTCGCCCGACCGCCTGGACATGGATGGCCAAGCGCTGGATGCCGTGCTCAGCCACCGCACCCTGGCCGTGGTGCCCACCCACCTGGGAGGCAGGGTGGCCGATGTCGCCAGCCTGCTGCCCCGCGCCCAGGCCTGCGGTGCCTATGTGATCGAAGACGCCGCACAGGCCCTGGGCGCCCGGGTGCAGGGACGCAGCGTGGGCCTGCAGGGCGACATCGCGCTGTTCAGCCTAGCGGTGGGCAAGGGCCTGACTACCTATGAAGGCGGTGTGCTGCTGGCACGCGACCCGGCGCTGATGGCGGCGCTGCGCGCGCAGCACAAGGCATCGATACGCCCCCAGCTGGCCTGGGAGCTGCGCCGCAGCCTGGAGCTGCTCGGCTATGCCGCAGCCTTTCGCCCTGCACTGCTGGACGGGGTCTACGGCGCACCGTTGCGGCGCAGCCTGGCGCGGGGCGATTGGGTGAAAGCGGCGGGCGATGATTTTGACAGCCGTATCCCGCAGCACAGCCTGGGCGCCTGGCGCCGGCGCGTCGGTCTGCGCGCACTGGCGCGGCTGCGCACGCACTGGGAGCAGGCCCAGCAGCAGGCGCAGCGGCGCGTAGCCCAGTTGCGCGCGCTGCCGGGTGTAGAGGTGCTGGACGATGCCGCGCCCCAGGCGCAGGGCATCTGGCCGGTGATTCTGCTGCGCTTGCCCAGTGCCGCCCAACGCGACGCGCTGCTACATGCGCACTGGGCCAGCGGCTGGGGCTTGTCACTGCCCTTCAGCCAGGTGCTGCCCGACTATGCGCGCTATGCGCCCGTACTGGGCGAGGCCTTGTACGACCCGGTACCGCAGGCCCGCGACTGGTCGCAGCGCCTACTGGCCGTCAGCAACAGTGCCTGGCTCAGCGATGCACTGTTTGCCCAGCTGCTGGATGCGTTGCGGCAGACAAGGCCGCCATCAGCCGCTGGTTGA
- a CDS encoding sensor histidine kinase, whose translation MGRGLNRIWVRFGFWIAATLLSTIALLSACAWAFNTVQYNQFYQSLPTSVRVELDDLIERDLDNSPRAMQIYGEYWRGEVFFGEQVSLFIGLLVCLPFGLAMGFFVSRYITRPLASMVEVAQRVAHGDFSSTRVVEEGAHGELKEVVHTFNAMIDALQKLNAERQASAASISHELRTPLSVLKTHLHALCDGVIAPSELEFRLLLAQTEQLGRLIDDLHTLAMAEAGEMSLRKERLSLGALVRESLLELEPQLQLAEMALSQVLPSDDAVSTIRADPLRMRQIITNLVGNAVRHAASGHWLEVEVRSMRDGQGHIWIELLVSDAGPGLPPELRAHPFRRFAMAPGRRKREGSGLGLSIVQALTELQGGVAQADISARGGALFRLRFAPA comes from the coding sequence ATGGGCCGGGGACTGAACCGTATCTGGGTCCGCTTTGGCTTTTGGATAGCCGCGACCCTGCTCAGCACCATCGCGCTGCTCAGCGCCTGCGCCTGGGCCTTCAATACCGTGCAGTACAACCAGTTCTACCAAAGCCTGCCTACATCGGTCCGGGTGGAACTGGACGACCTGATTGAGCGCGACCTGGACAACAGCCCGCGAGCCATGCAGATCTATGGTGAGTACTGGCGGGGCGAGGTGTTCTTTGGCGAACAGGTGTCGCTCTTCATCGGCCTGCTGGTCTGCCTGCCGTTTGGCCTGGCGATGGGCTTTTTCGTCTCGCGCTACATCACCCGGCCGCTGGCCTCGATGGTCGAGGTGGCGCAGCGGGTGGCGCATGGGGATTTCAGCTCGACACGCGTGGTCGAGGAGGGCGCGCATGGCGAGCTGAAGGAGGTGGTGCACACCTTCAATGCGATGATTGATGCGCTGCAAAAGCTCAATGCCGAGCGCCAGGCCTCGGCCGCGTCCATCTCGCATGAGCTGCGCACGCCCTTGTCGGTGCTCAAGACCCATCTGCATGCCTTGTGTGATGGCGTTATCGCGCCCAGCGAGCTGGAGTTTAGGCTGCTGTTGGCGCAGACAGAGCAACTGGGCCGCCTGATCGATGACCTGCATACCTTGGCGATGGCCGAGGCGGGCGAGATGTCGCTGCGCAAGGAGCGCTTGAGCCTGGGCGCGCTGGTGCGCGAGAGCCTGCTGGAGCTGGAACCCCAGCTGCAGCTGGCCGAAATGGCTTTGTCCCAGGTGCTGCCCAGTGATGATGCCGTCAGCACCATCCGTGCCGACCCTCTGCGCATGCGCCAGATCATCACCAACCTGGTCGGCAACGCCGTGCGCCACGCGGCCAGCGGGCACTGGCTCGAGGTGGAAGTGCGCTCCATGCGCGATGGGCAAGGGCATATCTGGATCGAGCTGCTGGTCAGCGATGCCGGCCCGGGCCTGCCGCCGGAGCTGCGCGCCCATCCCTTCAGGCGCTTTGCGATGGCACCGGGCCGGCGCAAGCGGGAGGGCTCGGGCCTCGGTCTGTCCATCGTGCAGGCGCTGACCGAGTTGCAGGGCGGGGTGGCTCAGGCCGACATATCGGCCAGAGGCGGGGCGCTGTTTCGGCTGCGGTTTGCGCCCGCCTGA
- a CDS encoding alpha/beta hydrolase, with amino-acid sequence MNTHDALAQHLAGQPQERAAEAALQTLCLTPHEFVMPGSGAAARTGVLLVHGLTGTPAEMRLLAKGLNREGFTVYAVQLAGHCGSMQDLVQTRWTDWLASVQSALLRFVPHVDRVVVGGLSMGALLSLAVAASHPRQVAGVAALSTTFRYDGWSIPRYTKLAFLLPLFRLLGIGRQRVFMEAPPYGIKDEALRARVVAQMNSGDSAAAGLPGNPWWSIIELRRLSAHVRSHLRDLRAPCLAIHAKEDDISHRSNAEDIATGAVHAKVEVVLLDNCYHMITIDRERRTVIAKVHGFVARIGGTQATVAAHGR; translated from the coding sequence ATGAATACCCATGACGCACTCGCCCAGCACCTGGCAGGCCAGCCACAGGAAAGGGCCGCAGAAGCGGCCTTGCAGACCTTGTGCCTGACGCCCCATGAATTCGTCATGCCCGGCTCCGGCGCCGCCGCGCGCACCGGCGTGCTGCTGGTGCATGGCCTGACCGGTACCCCGGCAGAGATGCGCTTGCTGGCCAAAGGCCTCAACCGCGAAGGCTTCACCGTCTACGCCGTGCAACTGGCAGGCCACTGCGGCAGCATGCAGGACCTGGTCCAGACCCGCTGGACCGACTGGCTCGCCAGCGTGCAATCGGCGCTGTTGCGCTTTGTACCCCATGTCGATCGCGTGGTGGTAGGCGGCCTGTCGATGGGCGCCTTGCTGTCGCTGGCAGTGGCCGCGTCGCACCCGCGCCAGGTAGCCGGGGTGGCTGCCCTGTCCACCACCTTCCGCTATGACGGCTGGAGCATTCCCCGCTACACCAAGCTGGCCTTTTTGCTGCCGCTGTTTCGCCTGCTGGGCATCGGCCGGCAAAGGGTGTTCATGGAGGCACCGCCCTACGGCATCAAGGACGAGGCCTTGCGCGCCCGGGTGGTCGCACAGATGAATAGCGGTGACAGCGCCGCCGCAGGCCTGCCCGGCAACCCCTGGTGGTCCATCATCGAGCTGCGCCGGCTCTCTGCCCATGTCCGCAGCCACTTGCGGGATTTGCGCGCGCCCTGCCTGGCCATCCATGCCAAGGAAGATGACATCTCCCACCGCTCCAATGCCGAAGACATCGCCACCGGCGCCGTCCATGCAAAGGTCGAGGTCGTGCTGCTCGACAACTGCTACCACATGATCACCATCGACCGCGAGCGCCGTACCGTGATCGCCAAGGTGCATGGCTTTGTGGCCCGCATTGGCGGTACGCAAGCAACGGTGGCCGCACATGGGCGCTGA
- a CDS encoding HlyD family efflux transporter periplasmic adaptor subunit — protein MTKTQSTPSHLPHAWRLLGLLCMALGGLAGCTPAADSPVAPGAIQPPPSTVAVARGKIEVDGGLLDLATAIDGTVQQIAVREGQQVQAGQLLLKVHDEDLRAELAVAQSSYQLAQAKHKALTTKLPLLQAQLKRLQAAARDGAADLQEVDNAQAALRNAQSEAEVAQAEVKLAQSKTQQLRERQRLYALYAPEAATVVHLQAKVGSQVHTSQAAMRLLPLRPLRIRAELNESFAGAVQKGMRASVVLDNDSSSPLPEARVLRINPMYGPSTLQDDAQRGPLRVVECVLEFETAPSNLRVGQNVRVSFHE, from the coding sequence TTGACCAAGACCCAATCAACCCCTTCGCACTTGCCCCATGCCTGGCGCTTGCTGGGCCTGCTGTGCATGGCGCTGGGCGGGCTGGCAGGCTGCACACCAGCGGCAGACAGCCCCGTGGCTCCAGGTGCCATCCAGCCACCGCCCAGCACAGTGGCCGTGGCCCGGGGCAAGATCGAAGTGGATGGCGGCCTGCTGGATCTGGCCACCGCGATCGATGGCACCGTGCAGCAGATCGCCGTGCGCGAAGGCCAGCAGGTGCAGGCCGGCCAGTTGCTGCTCAAGGTGCATGACGAAGACCTGCGCGCCGAGCTGGCCGTGGCCCAGTCCTCCTACCAACTTGCCCAGGCCAAGCACAAGGCCCTGACCACCAAGCTGCCGCTGCTGCAGGCCCAGCTCAAGCGCCTGCAGGCCGCCGCCCGTGATGGTGCGGCCGATCTGCAGGAAGTGGACAACGCCCAGGCCGCGCTGCGCAATGCACAATCCGAGGCCGAGGTGGCCCAGGCCGAAGTGAAACTGGCCCAGAGCAAGACCCAGCAGCTGCGCGAGCGCCAGCGCCTGTATGCGCTGTATGCGCCAGAGGCCGCCACCGTGGTGCACCTGCAGGCCAAGGTTGGCAGCCAGGTGCACACCAGCCAGGCGGCGATGCGCCTGCTGCCGCTGCGCCCGCTGCGCATCCGCGCCGAGCTCAACGAGAGCTTTGCCGGCGCGGTGCAAAAGGGCATGCGCGCCAGCGTGGTGCTGGACAACGACAGCAGCAGCCCGCTGCCCGAGGCCCGGGTGCTGCGCATCAACCCCATGTATGGGCCTTCGACCTTGCAGGACGATGCCCAGCGCGGCCCGCTGCGCGTGGTCGAGTGCGTGCTCGAGTTCGAGACTGCGCCCAGCAACCTGCGTGTAGGCCAGAACGTGAGAGTGAGCTTCCATGAATAA
- a CDS encoding EamA family transporter, which yields MGADISPLVISLWLINVLVDSGGQLAFKAAATQTPSTATGMDHWRFMLARPWIWIGGACYVIEFVAWLAFLSLVPLSDGVLLGSINIVAIMVAGRILFKEKLAPMRVMGIVLVSIGVAVVGLKG from the coding sequence ATGGGCGCTGACATCAGCCCGCTGGTGATCAGCCTGTGGCTGATCAATGTGCTGGTCGACAGCGGCGGTCAGTTGGCCTTCAAGGCCGCTGCCACACAGACCCCGAGCACGGCCACCGGCATGGACCACTGGCGCTTCATGCTGGCGCGCCCCTGGATCTGGATCGGCGGCGCCTGCTATGTGATCGAGTTTGTCGCCTGGCTGGCTTTTTTGTCGCTGGTGCCGCTGTCCGATGGCGTGCTGCTGGGCAGCATCAACATCGTGGCCATCATGGTGGCCGGGCGCATTCTGTTCAAGGAAAAGCTCGCCCCGATGCGGGTCATGGGCATCGTGCTCGTCTCCATCGGCGTGGCCGTCGTAGGTCTCAAGGGCTGA